The following proteins are co-located in the Diorhabda carinulata isolate Delta chromosome 4, icDioCari1.1, whole genome shotgun sequence genome:
- the LOC130892674 gene encoding Kv channel-interacting protein 1-like isoform X1 encodes MYPMVQSQSKDRRQPHIALISEQRLQPLSEQPAPSDEETAEDNSIKRRHRRPLHRRFFTYVREAWTGVKSALDSELEDLETPPRYRPDSLEALCRATRFSEAEIKRIYRGFKAECPTGVVKEDTFKMIYAQFFPQGVNSSQYAHYVFNTLDQDHSGLISFEDFVQNLSILSRGSLDEKLRWAFSLYDINGDGCITREEMTDIVSAIYDLMGKLAEPCIEEDTVKDKVDRIFQKMDTNGDGVVTLDEFLECCRRDESISSSMAVFDTSI; translated from the exons ATGTACCCCATGGTGCAATCACAGAGCAAAGATCGAAGGCAACCCCATATAGCGCTCATCAGTGAGCAGAGGCTACAGCCTCTCTCTGAGCAACCAGCCCCTTCCGACGAAGAAACTGCCGAAGATAATTCAATCAAGAGGAGGCATAGGAGACCGTTACATAGAAGATTTTTTACTTACGTAAGGGAGGCCTGGACAGGAGTCAAATCAGCTTTAG attcCGAACTCGAGGATTTGGAAACCCCACCGCGGTACAGACCCGACAGCCTAGAAGCTCTTTGTAGAGCTACTCGTTTTTCAGAAGCCGAAATCAAAAGAATTTATCGTGGATTTAAAGCTGAATGTCCGACCGGAGTTGTTAAAGAAGACACTTTCAAGATGATTTACGCGCAGTTTTTCCCACAAGGAG TGAACAGTAGTCAGTATGCTCATTATGTATTCAACACTCTGGATCAAGATCATAGCGGACTGATTAGTTTTGAG GACTTTGTCCAAAACTTATCGATTCTATCGAGGGGATCTTTGGATGAAAAATTGAGATGGGCTTTCTCCCTTTACGATATAAACGGTGATGGGTGTATCACACGCGAAGAAATGACGGACATTGTTAGTGCGATTTATGATCTAATGGGTAAATTGGCAGAGCCGTGTATCGAAGAAGACACTGTTAAAGATAAAGTTGATAGAATATTCCAG AAAATGGACACGAACGGCGACGGCGTAGTGACTTTGGACGAATTTTTAGAATGTTGTAGGAGAGACGAAAGCATATCATCATCAATGGCCGTCTTCGATACGTCCATATGA
- the LOC130892674 gene encoding Kv channel-interacting protein 4-like isoform X4 — translation MLCTSFFNSIVKASLDSNDRDSELEDLETPPRYRPDSLEALCRATRFSEAEIKRIYRGFKAECPTGVVKEDTFKMIYAQFFPQGVNSSQYAHYVFNTLDQDHSGLISFEDFVQNLSILSRGSLDEKLRWAFSLYDINGDGCITREEMTDIVSAIYDLMGKLAEPCIEEDTVKDKVDRIFQKMDTNGDGVVTLDEFLECCRRDESISSSMAVFDTSI, via the exons ATGTTGTGTACgagttttttcaattccatCGTGAAAGCGTCATTGGACAGCAATGACAGAG attcCGAACTCGAGGATTTGGAAACCCCACCGCGGTACAGACCCGACAGCCTAGAAGCTCTTTGTAGAGCTACTCGTTTTTCAGAAGCCGAAATCAAAAGAATTTATCGTGGATTTAAAGCTGAATGTCCGACCGGAGTTGTTAAAGAAGACACTTTCAAGATGATTTACGCGCAGTTTTTCCCACAAGGAG TGAACAGTAGTCAGTATGCTCATTATGTATTCAACACTCTGGATCAAGATCATAGCGGACTGATTAGTTTTGAG GACTTTGTCCAAAACTTATCGATTCTATCGAGGGGATCTTTGGATGAAAAATTGAGATGGGCTTTCTCCCTTTACGATATAAACGGTGATGGGTGTATCACACGCGAAGAAATGACGGACATTGTTAGTGCGATTTATGATCTAATGGGTAAATTGGCAGAGCCGTGTATCGAAGAAGACACTGTTAAAGATAAAGTTGATAGAATATTCCAG AAAATGGACACGAACGGCGACGGCGTAGTGACTTTGGACGAATTTTTAGAATGTTGTAGGAGAGACGAAAGCATATCATCATCAATGGCCGTCTTCGATACGTCCATATGA